One region of Pongo pygmaeus isolate AG05252 chromosome 21, NHGRI_mPonPyg2-v2.0_pri, whole genome shotgun sequence genomic DNA includes:
- the AAR2 gene encoding protein AAR2 homolog isoform X2 — protein sequence MAAMQMDPELAKRLFFEGATVVILNMPRGTEFGIDYNSWEVGPKFRGVKMIPPGIHFLHYSSVDKANPKEVGPRMGFFLSLHQRGLTVLRWSTLREEVDLSPAPESEVEAMRANLQELDQFLGPYPYATLKKWISLTNFISEATVEKLQPENRQICAFSDVLPVLSMKHTKDRVGQNLPRCGTECKSYQEGLARLPEMKPRAGTEIRFSELPTQMFPEGATPAEITKHSMDLSYALETVLNKQFPSSPQDVLGELQFAFVCFLLGNVYEAFEHWKRLLNLLCRSEAAMMKHHTLYINLISILYHQLGEIPADFFVDIVSQDNFLTSTLQ from the exons ATGGCTGCCATGCAGATGGATCCTGAGCTAGCCAAGCGCCTCTTCTTTGAAGGGGCCACTGTGGTCATCCTGAACATGCCCAGGGGAACAGAGTTTGGGATTGACTATAACTCCTGGGAGGTGGGGCCCAAGTTCCGGGGCGTGAAGATGATCCCTCCAGGCATCCACTTCCTCCACTACAGCTCTGTGGACAAGGCTAATCCGAAGGAAGTAGGCCCTCGTATGGGTTTCTTCCTTAGCCTGCACCAGCGGGGGCTGACAGTGCTGCGCTGGAGCACACTCAGGGAAGAGGTAGACCTGTCCCCAGCCCCAGAGTCTGAGGTGGAAGCCATGAGGGCCAACCTCCAGGAGCTGGACCAGTTCCTGGGGCCTTACCCCTATGCCACCCTGAAGAAGTGGATCTCACTCACCAACTTCATCAGCGAAGCCACAGTGGAGAAACTGCAGCCCGAGAACCGACAGATCTGTGCCTTCTCTGATGTGCTACCTGTGCTCTCCATGAAGCACACCAAGGACCGCGTGGGGCAGAATCTACCCCGCTGTGGCACTGAGTGCAAAAGCTACCAAGAGGGCCTGGCCCGGCTACCAGAGATGAAGCCCAGAGCCGGGACAGAGATCCGCTTCTCAGAGCTGCCCACGCAGATGTTCCCAGAGGGTGCCACGCCAGCCGAGATAACCAAGCACAGCATGGACCTGAGCTATGCCCTGGAGACTGTGCTCAACAAGCAGTTCCCCAGCAGCCCCCAGGATGTGCTTG GTGAACTCCAGTTTGCTTTTGTGTGCTTCCTGCTGGGGAATGTGTACGAGGCATTTGAGCATTGGAAGCGGCTCCTGAACCTCCTGTGCCGGTCAGAAGCAGCCATGATGAAGCACCACACCCTCTACATCAACCTCATCTCCATCCTATACCACCAGCTTGGTGAGATCCCCGCTGACTTCTTCGTAGACATTGTCTCCCAAGATAACTTCCTCACCAGCACCTTACAG TGA